One stretch of Pseudoalteromonas shioyasakiensis DNA includes these proteins:
- a CDS encoding phenylalanine 4-monooxygenase encodes MAKASNYTSKQPDENGVIHWSEEENKIWSELVARQLACIEGKACDEYLAGLKKINLPTDRIPQLSELNEVLLETTGWQVAPVPALIDFDEFFRLLANKQFPVATFIRSREEFDYLQEPDIFHEIFGHCAMLTNPAFAEFTHKYGQLGYAAEKKDRVYLARLYWFTVEFGLMQTEQGLRIYGGGILSSPGETQYVYSDKPEINAMNVLDVLRTPYRIDIMQPVYYTINSINDLFDISQMDIMSLVSKAKELGLHEPKFPPKEKLAS; translated from the coding sequence ATGGCTAAAGCAAGTAATTACACCTCCAAGCAACCTGATGAAAATGGGGTTATCCATTGGAGCGAAGAAGAAAATAAAATATGGTCAGAGCTAGTTGCTCGCCAACTAGCTTGCATAGAAGGTAAAGCCTGTGATGAATATTTAGCAGGTCTTAAGAAAATTAATTTACCAACAGATCGTATTCCACAACTTAGTGAACTCAACGAAGTGCTACTCGAAACAACGGGCTGGCAAGTTGCGCCTGTTCCGGCACTGATCGATTTTGATGAGTTCTTTCGATTATTAGCAAACAAGCAGTTCCCAGTAGCGACTTTTATTCGCAGCCGTGAAGAGTTTGACTACTTACAAGAGCCAGATATCTTCCACGAGATTTTTGGTCATTGTGCCATGCTTACCAACCCAGCATTTGCTGAGTTTACGCACAAATATGGTCAGTTAGGTTATGCCGCTGAAAAGAAAGATCGTGTTTATTTAGCACGCCTTTACTGGTTTACTGTTGAGTTTGGTTTGATGCAAACCGAACAAGGTCTGCGTATTTATGGTGGTGGTATTTTATCAAGTCCAGGTGAAACACAATATGTGTACTCAGATAAGCCAGAAATCAATGCGATGAACGTGCTTGATGTATTACGTACACCTTATCGTATTGATATTATGCAGCCTGTGTACTACACCATTAACTCAATCAATGATTTATTTGATATTTCACAAATGGATATCATGTCGCTGGTGAGTAAAGCAAAAGAATTAGGGCTACATGAGCCAAAGTTTCCTCCTAAAGAAAAATTAGCAAGTTAA
- the megL gene encoding methionine gamma-lyase, whose product MTKHHLHTQCIHGPEKPNDPHGALSAPLYQTSTFSFANAAQGAARFAGEEQGFIYTRLGNPTTQELEQKVAQLENCEAAAATATGMGAVSASVLSFLQQGDHLVASSALYGCTFAFFAHMLPRFGIEVTFVDMTNEAELRGAVKANSKMIFAETPINPTMAVLDLSLIADVAKQHQLISVIDNTFLTPLLQQPTSFGIDIVVHSATKYLNGHGDVVAGLVCGTEEHINLIKMTVLKDIGATISPHDAWLINRGLKTLAVRMERHCASAQVVAEYLEQHPLVSQVYYPGLKSHPGHKFIGSQMKAAGGVIAFEIKGSLEDGETFINNTQLCTLAVSLGDAETLIQHPASMTHSPYTPEERAAAGISDGLIRLSVGLEDVNDIINDLKTAFTFIG is encoded by the coding sequence ATGACTAAGCATCACTTACATACACAATGTATTCATGGTCCAGAAAAACCAAATGACCCACATGGCGCACTGAGTGCGCCACTTTACCAAACCTCTACCTTCTCTTTTGCTAATGCCGCCCAAGGTGCAGCCCGATTTGCTGGTGAAGAGCAGGGCTTTATTTATACCCGTTTAGGTAATCCGACAACCCAAGAGCTAGAACAGAAAGTGGCTCAGTTAGAAAACTGTGAAGCGGCTGCTGCAACGGCTACAGGTATGGGAGCAGTGTCTGCGTCTGTACTTAGCTTTTTACAACAAGGTGACCACTTAGTGGCATCAAGCGCGTTATACGGCTGTACCTTTGCATTTTTTGCTCACATGCTGCCGCGCTTTGGTATTGAAGTCACTTTTGTTGATATGACCAACGAAGCTGAACTTCGCGGGGCGGTAAAAGCAAACTCAAAAATGATTTTTGCAGAAACACCAATTAATCCGACCATGGCGGTGCTTGATCTAAGTTTAATTGCCGATGTTGCCAAGCAGCATCAACTGATAAGCGTTATCGACAATACATTCCTAACTCCATTGCTACAGCAACCGACCTCGTTTGGCATTGATATTGTGGTACATAGCGCAACTAAATACCTAAATGGCCACGGTGATGTGGTGGCAGGGCTAGTTTGCGGTACAGAAGAGCATATCAATTTGATAAAAATGACGGTGCTAAAAGATATTGGTGCAACGATTAGCCCGCATGATGCATGGTTAATTAATCGTGGTTTAAAAACCCTAGCTGTGCGCATGGAGCGCCACTGCGCGAGTGCTCAAGTTGTGGCTGAATATTTAGAGCAACACCCGCTAGTAAGCCAAGTTTATTACCCGGGGCTTAAATCACACCCGGGTCACAAATTTATTGGCTCACAGATGAAAGCTGCTGGAGGTGTTATAGCCTTTGAAATTAAGGGCAGCCTCGAAGATGGCGAAACATTTATAAATAACACCCAGCTTTGCACGCTTGCGGTTAGTTTAGGGGATGCTGAAACCCTTATTCAACACCCGGCATCGATGACACATTCGCCTTATACACCTGAAGAAAGAGCGGCTGCTGGGATTAGTGATGGCCTAATTCGATTATCTGTTGGTCTAGAAGATGTTAACGATATTATTAACGATCTTAAAACTGCATTTACATTCATCGGATAG
- a CDS encoding TIGR01620 family protein → MSEQPKEMNFQAGRRISSSASNEAPTKELTVAKVIENAEFIDTEDELQDSIELEPVYKKSKWQTLKGVFVVSFLALVLLEFAMSLFVTFQQSIILGSVYLTAVLSGVLLIARVIWREYRMLRSLKRNQLHRTEADRLLNSEQVGEALPWLEKLNKHQELTGFEEFKQQIASHHTDKEIMTLYADSLLVSQDQQAKKLINRFATESGLLVALSPLALVDMMAVLWRGTKLIEQIGRIYGIGFGYASRIKLYRLLVKQVLFVGSAELVSDLAATALSAELLGKLSGRAAQGLSAGIFTARIGYKAMELSRPLPRLEHKRSLLKETANSIARKIASRTSDKETENTK, encoded by the coding sequence ATGAGTGAGCAACCTAAGGAGATGAATTTTCAGGCTGGTCGTCGTATTTCAAGCTCAGCAAGCAATGAGGCTCCTACAAAGGAGTTAACCGTTGCAAAAGTCATAGAAAACGCAGAATTTATCGACACAGAGGACGAACTGCAAGATAGCATCGAACTTGAGCCTGTGTATAAAAAGTCAAAGTGGCAAACCTTAAAAGGGGTGTTTGTTGTTAGCTTTTTAGCTTTAGTGTTACTTGAGTTTGCAATGTCATTATTTGTGACGTTCCAACAATCGATTATTTTAGGTTCCGTCTATTTAACAGCTGTTCTCAGTGGTGTGCTACTGATTGCCCGTGTTATTTGGCGCGAGTACCGCATGTTGAGAAGTTTAAAGCGCAACCAATTGCATCGAACCGAGGCTGACCGCTTACTTAACAGTGAGCAAGTAGGTGAAGCACTACCATGGCTTGAAAAGCTTAATAAACATCAGGAACTGACTGGGTTTGAAGAGTTTAAGCAGCAAATAGCAAGTCATCATACAGATAAAGAAATCATGACATTATACGCTGATAGTTTATTGGTGAGCCAAGATCAACAAGCGAAAAAACTGATTAACCGTTTTGCTACTGAGTCCGGTTTATTGGTTGCGCTAAGCCCGCTGGCTTTAGTCGATATGATGGCAGTTTTATGGCGAGGCACTAAGTTAATTGAACAAATTGGCCGGATCTACGGTATTGGTTTTGGTTACGCAAGCCGTATTAAGTTGTATCGTTTATTAGTGAAACAAGTGCTGTTTGTCGGCAGTGCAGAATTGGTTTCAGATTTAGCGGCAACGGCACTGAGCGCTGAATTATTGGGAAAATTGTCGGGGCGTGCAGCACAAGGGCTAAGTGCAGGTATTTTTACCGCGCGTATAGGTTATAAAGCAATGGAGCTTAGCCGCCCGTTACCTCGCTTAGAGCATAAGCGTAGCTTGCTAAAAGAAACTGCCAATAGTATTGCCCGTAAAATTGCCTCACGCACGAGCGATAAAGAGACCGAAAATACAAAATGA
- a CDS encoding YcjX family protein: protein MSQSFAKNTFNSLKNKAEKALHRSLDQHVKLAVTGLSGSGKTAFITALVKHLTSQADDKNLPFFDVMREKRHIATKIVPQQALTIPTFEYTNALSALLPAEGEPAWPASTERINTLRLAIKYQSNSGLRGHFAPQSTLYLDIIDYPGEWLLDLPMLEQSFADWCELQYSLLQQTARNEKAKPFLAALAELDLSASVDESKLADVAALYQQLLVSLKQDTKLAMLQPGRMLMPGELKGAPLLQFFPVASVPDDITEGSNLAHLKKRYKAYVKEVVKPFYEQHFRHFDRQIVLVDVLSALNEGSETLHEQSRVINQLLAHFNYGEASFFKRLFKPNIDKLLFAANKSDHISAQYHKDLALLLDSIVHDQTNHLKFEGVQIETMAMSSICATEPRQVAEKGQQLACIYGKPLGEQEWLTYLPPQPPSRLLNKQEWPKQGFEFLSFSPLPCPDKRLKHIRLDHVMQYLIGDKLT from the coding sequence ATGAGCCAATCATTTGCAAAAAACACCTTTAATTCGTTAAAAAATAAAGCGGAAAAAGCCCTTCATCGTAGTTTAGATCAACACGTGAAGTTAGCCGTCACAGGGTTAAGTGGCAGCGGTAAAACCGCGTTTATTACCGCCTTGGTTAAACACTTAACCAGCCAAGCTGACGATAAAAACTTACCTTTTTTTGATGTGATGCGTGAAAAACGCCATATCGCTACAAAAATAGTGCCGCAGCAAGCACTGACAATTCCTACATTTGAATATACCAATGCATTATCAGCGTTATTACCTGCTGAAGGTGAGCCTGCATGGCCTGCATCCACTGAGCGTATAAATACTTTACGTTTGGCAATTAAATACCAAAGTAACTCGGGGCTGCGTGGTCACTTTGCTCCGCAATCAACACTTTATTTAGATATTATTGATTATCCAGGTGAGTGGTTACTTGATTTGCCAATGCTAGAGCAATCCTTTGCTGATTGGTGTGAATTACAATATTCACTGTTGCAGCAAACAGCGCGTAACGAAAAGGCTAAGCCATTTTTAGCAGCCCTCGCTGAACTTGATTTATCAGCCAGTGTTGATGAGAGCAAGCTTGCTGATGTCGCTGCGCTTTACCAGCAGTTATTGGTTAGCCTTAAACAAGATACCAAACTTGCTATGCTACAACCTGGGCGCATGCTAATGCCCGGTGAGCTAAAAGGAGCACCGTTACTGCAGTTCTTCCCGGTTGCGAGTGTGCCTGACGATATAACCGAGGGGTCAAATTTAGCGCATCTTAAAAAGCGCTATAAAGCCTATGTAAAAGAGGTTGTAAAACCTTTTTACGAGCAGCATTTTCGTCATTTTGACCGACAAATTGTGCTGGTGGATGTGCTCAGTGCCTTAAATGAAGGTAGCGAAACGCTGCATGAGCAAAGCCGTGTTATTAACCAATTACTGGCGCACTTTAATTATGGTGAAGCAAGCTTCTTTAAACGTTTGTTTAAACCAAACATCGACAAGCTACTGTTTGCGGCCAATAAGTCAGATCATATTAGTGCTCAGTATCACAAAGATTTAGCACTGTTGCTTGATTCAATCGTGCATGACCAAACGAATCACTTAAAGTTCGAAGGTGTGCAAATCGAAACCATGGCAATGTCATCTATCTGCGCAACAGAGCCGCGCCAAGTGGCTGAAAAAGGCCAGCAGTTAGCTTGTATTTATGGCAAGCCTTTAGGCGAGCAAGAATGGCTAACATATTTACCGCCGCAGCCACCGTCACGCCTTCTCAACAAACAAGAGTGGCCAAAACAGGGCTTTGAGTTCTTATCGTTTTCGCCACTGCCATGTCCTGATAAACGGTTAAAGCATATTCGTTTAGATCATGTCATGCAGTACCTGATAGGAGATAAACTAACATGA
- the pspC gene encoding envelope stress response membrane protein PspC — translation MSTKRELFRDAERGKIAGVCAGISDYFNMELWLVRILVVTAVLLSGGPFIVVAYIAAWFILDKKPVEKTEKSTDSIHQDPLEVKFKVWQKGEPPRRALQDLKDRLARVDGRLQEMERYVTSTEFTVSREINKL, via the coding sequence ATGAGTACCAAACGCGAATTATTTAGAGACGCAGAGCGCGGTAAAATAGCTGGCGTGTGCGCAGGTATCAGCGACTACTTTAACATGGAGCTTTGGCTGGTACGTATTTTAGTCGTGACAGCAGTGCTATTATCAGGTGGTCCATTTATTGTTGTTGCTTACATTGCTGCTTGGTTTATTTTAGATAAAAAACCAGTAGAAAAAACAGAGAAAAGCACAGACAGCATCCATCAAGACCCGCTTGAAGTAAAGTTTAAAGTATGGCAAAAAGGGGAACCACCTCGCCGTGCATTGCAAGACTTAAAAGATCGTCTTGCTCGAGTTGATGGCCGTTTACAAGAGATGGAACGCTATGTCACATCAACAGAATTTACGGTTAGCCGTGAAATCAACAAACTTTAA
- the pspB gene encoding envelope stress response membrane protein PspB, producing the protein MFDAEVLMAPIIVFMVVVAPLWLILHYRSKKQVSQGLSEHEHRQLLELAQKADKMAERVETLEALLDQEAPQWRRKV; encoded by the coding sequence ATGTTCGACGCAGAAGTTTTGATGGCACCCATTATTGTTTTTATGGTGGTTGTTGCCCCACTTTGGCTAATTTTACATTACCGTAGTAAAAAGCAAGTGAGCCAAGGTTTAAGTGAACACGAACATCGCCAGCTGTTAGAGCTTGCACAAAAAGCAGATAAAATGGCAGAACGTGTTGAAACATTAGAAGCCTTACTAGATCAAGAGGCTCCGCAGTGGAGACGTAAAGTATGA
- the pspA gene encoding phage shock protein PspA — MGIFSRFADIVNSNINAILDKAEDPEKMVRLIIQEMEDTLVEVRSTSAKTLAEKKELVRRVETLKVQVADWQEKAELALSKDRDDLARAALIEKQKSADAVAAVETELEHVESHIEKLQQEVSTLQEKLADAKARQKAIILRQRSAESRLEVKKALDSSKVEDALNRFERYETKIDGLESQIESYDLGKKSLADEIAGLQQDEKIDDELAELKKKLADKK, encoded by the coding sequence ATGGGAATTTTTTCACGTTTTGCAGACATCGTTAATTCTAATATCAATGCCATCTTAGATAAAGCAGAAGATCCAGAAAAAATGGTTCGCCTGATCATCCAAGAGATGGAAGATACATTAGTAGAAGTTCGCTCTACATCAGCAAAAACACTTGCTGAGAAAAAAGAGCTAGTACGTCGCGTTGAAACTTTGAAAGTTCAAGTTGCAGACTGGCAAGAAAAAGCTGAATTAGCACTAAGTAAAGACCGTGATGATTTAGCACGCGCAGCACTGATTGAAAAGCAAAAGTCAGCAGACGCAGTAGCTGCAGTTGAAACTGAGCTTGAACATGTAGAATCTCATATCGAGAAGCTACAGCAAGAAGTAAGCACGCTACAAGAGAAGCTAGCTGATGCAAAAGCGCGTCAAAAAGCAATCATCTTACGTCAGCGTTCTGCTGAATCGCGTCTTGAAGTTAAAAAAGCACTCGACAGTTCTAAAGTTGAAGACGCTTTAAACCGCTTCGAACGTTACGAAACTAAGATCGATGGTCTAGAATCACAAATAGAGTCTTATGATCTTGGTAAAAAATCATTAGCTGACGAAATTGCTGGTCTTCAGCAAGACGAAAAGATTGATGATGAGCTAGCTGAGCTTAAGAAAAAACTAGCAGATAAAAAATAA
- the pspF gene encoding phage shock protein operon transcriptional activator, with protein sequence MSQFRQQDNLLGQSDSFLSVLDQVSQLASLEKPVLIIGERGTGKELIAARLHFLSKRWEQNYIKLNCAALNENLLESELFGHESGAFTGASKRHEGRFERANGGTLFLDELANTSAMVQEKLLRVIEYGEFERVGGKQTVKVDTRLVCATNEDLPTLAEQGEFRSDLLDRLAFDVITLPPLRERQEDIMLLAEQFAINMARDLEWELFSGFTRSAIETLQSYEWPGNIRELKNVVERSLYRHGNEHIPVHQIVLDPFASKYRPKQRVKAAVSSVPVASVEAAPITTTQNQEAVTLSKPEIQFPCNLKQLSNDFEIDVIKKALEHSQFNQKKTAEHLELTYHQLRGYLKKYNLLDQQQ encoded by the coding sequence ATGAGCCAATTTCGCCAACAGGATAATTTACTCGGCCAATCTGACAGTTTCTTAAGTGTACTTGATCAAGTGTCACAACTAGCAAGTTTGGAAAAACCTGTACTGATTATTGGTGAGCGCGGTACGGGTAAAGAGCTCATTGCTGCGCGTTTGCACTTTTTATCTAAGCGTTGGGAACAAAACTATATAAAGCTTAACTGCGCAGCGCTTAATGAAAATCTACTTGAAAGTGAATTATTTGGCCATGAAAGTGGCGCGTTCACTGGTGCTAGCAAACGCCATGAAGGCCGCTTTGAGCGTGCTAACGGCGGTACTCTATTCCTTGACGAATTAGCCAATACCTCAGCTATGGTGCAAGAAAAGCTACTACGCGTTATTGAATACGGCGAATTTGAACGTGTCGGTGGTAAGCAAACCGTTAAAGTCGATACCCGCCTCGTTTGTGCAACCAATGAAGATTTACCGACGCTTGCTGAGCAAGGCGAATTTAGAAGCGACTTACTCGACCGTCTCGCCTTTGATGTTATTACTCTGCCTCCACTGCGCGAACGCCAAGAGGATATCATGCTACTTGCAGAACAATTTGCTATCAATATGGCCCGTGATCTTGAATGGGAGTTATTTAGTGGCTTTACTCGGAGCGCCATCGAAACCCTTCAGTCTTATGAATGGCCTGGTAATATCCGTGAATTAAAAAATGTGGTTGAACGTAGTTTATATCGCCATGGTAACGAACATATTCCCGTTCACCAGATTGTTTTAGACCCGTTTGCGAGTAAGTATAGACCTAAACAGCGCGTTAAAGCGGCAGTGAGCAGTGTCCCAGTTGCAAGTGTAGAAGCTGCGCCTATTACAACAACACAAAATCAAGAAGCGGTGACACTGAGTAAGCCTGAAATTCAATTTCCTTGCAATTTAAAGCAACTGTCTAATGACTTTGAAATTGATGTGATTAAAAAAGCGCTTGAACATAGTCAATTTAACCAAAAGAAAACTGCAGAACACTTAGAATTAACGTATCATCAATTACGTGGCTATTTGAAAAAATACAATTTATTAGATCAGCAGCAATAG
- a CDS encoding ABC transporter substrate-binding protein: MFKPLLALSLVCLVGCLDSEEKTTEQKNQGLVYCAEANPVSFNPQVTTTGSTIDIIANQLYDRLLSIDPVSAEFQAELATDWKISPDGKAITFTLRKGVKFHTTKYFTPSRDFNADDVIFTFSRLFDVYNPYHFVGEASYPYFQSVGIDQLIRRIVRVSDYQVRFELYNAESSFLANLATDFAVVLSEEYAMQLKARNQENLFDQYPVGTGPYVYKEYRRDRLIRYYRNPDYWKHPVVLEQLVYDITPNGTTRVAKMLTKECDVTAHPSSAQLSILSQREDIKVQKEQNLNIGYWAFNTERPPFDDVRVRQALASAIDIDKIMQAVYYGNGIKAQSLLPPASWAFEAQKAMPEFNPALAKTLLAEAGYKNGFDMNIWAMPVSRIYNPNARKMAELMQSDLRKIGVNVNIVEYEWNTFLQRVGEHRHDSVLLGWAADTPDPDNFMSPLLSCTATFSGKNPSNWCNPEFDLLLTQALDTTDLEKRKEYYNQAQRIIVQELPILPIAHGMRFQAASSDVKGISLSPFGGISLANARKE, from the coding sequence GTGTTTAAACCGTTACTTGCTTTGTCTTTGGTGTGCTTAGTAGGCTGCCTAGATAGCGAAGAAAAAACCACAGAACAAAAAAACCAGGGCTTGGTCTATTGCGCTGAAGCAAACCCTGTGTCGTTTAATCCTCAAGTGACGACGACTGGTTCAACTATCGATATTATCGCTAACCAGCTTTATGACCGACTACTGAGTATTGATCCGGTGTCTGCTGAATTTCAGGCAGAATTAGCAACCGATTGGAAAATTAGCCCAGACGGCAAAGCAATCACCTTTACCCTACGTAAAGGAGTTAAATTTCATACCACTAAATACTTCACCCCAAGTCGTGATTTTAACGCAGATGATGTAATTTTTACCTTTAGCCGCTTATTCGACGTCTACAACCCCTATCACTTTGTTGGCGAAGCCAGTTACCCATATTTTCAAAGTGTTGGTATTGATCAGCTCATTCGTCGCATTGTTCGTGTTTCTGATTACCAAGTACGGTTTGAGCTTTATAATGCTGAAAGCAGCTTTTTAGCAAACCTTGCAACAGACTTTGCTGTGGTGTTATCTGAAGAATACGCCATGCAACTTAAAGCGCGAAATCAAGAAAACTTATTTGACCAATACCCTGTGGGTACTGGCCCTTATGTATATAAAGAGTATCGTCGCGATCGTTTAATTCGCTATTACCGTAACCCTGACTACTGGAAACACCCTGTAGTACTTGAGCAACTGGTGTATGACATTACGCCAAACGGGACAACCCGGGTTGCCAAGATGCTCACTAAAGAGTGTGATGTTACTGCGCACCCAAGCAGTGCGCAGCTTAGTATTTTATCGCAACGTGAAGACATTAAAGTTCAAAAAGAACAAAACTTAAACATTGGTTATTGGGCCTTTAACACTGAGCGCCCGCCTTTTGATGATGTACGTGTACGCCAAGCACTCGCAAGCGCCATTGATATCGATAAAATCATGCAAGCGGTATATTACGGTAACGGTATTAAGGCTCAGTCTTTACTTCCTCCAGCTTCTTGGGCTTTTGAAGCACAAAAGGCTATGCCTGAATTTAACCCTGCCCTTGCCAAAACATTGCTCGCTGAAGCTGGCTACAAAAATGGCTTTGATATGAACATTTGGGCCATGCCCGTAAGTCGTATTTATAACCCTAATGCCCGAAAAATGGCTGAGCTGATGCAAAGCGATTTACGCAAAATTGGTGTGAACGTTAATATCGTCGAATACGAGTGGAATACCTTTTTACAACGGGTTGGCGAGCATCGCCACGATAGCGTATTGTTAGGTTGGGCTGCCGATACGCCGGATCCTGATAACTTTATGAGTCCATTATTAAGCTGTACAGCTACCTTTAGTGGTAAAAATCCGTCTAATTGGTGTAACCCTGAATTTGATTTGTTACTCACACAAGCTCTCGACACAACCGATCTTGAAAAACGTAAAGAATATTACAATCAGGCACAGCGGATTATAGTACAAGAGCTCCCTATCTTACCTATTGCCCATGGCATGCGCTTTCAGGCAGCAAGTAGTGATGTAAAAGGCATCAGTTTGAGCCCTTTCGGTGGTATTTCATTAGCTAACGCGAGGAAAGAATAA
- a CDS encoding ABC transporter permease: protein MILDYILRRLALLMFMMLTLSIFTFSLSFLFPGDALTNLSGITNSTFSQTSALEERFHFTENYIVQYFAFLERIIQGDWGVSFASGESVFQHIKDLFPATLELSLYALFVSVAVGVPGGILASAYYKRWPDKFINSGTLIGYSMPVFWLALLLIMVFSLQLGWFPMSGRMGLLYEIEPVTGFILIDIMLGNFPYDGMAFLDALHHLTLPTIVLAMYPTTVLVRFTRDSMLKVLDQSYIKTARAKGLNRAQLIIHHALRNALLPVIKQIGLQFSTLITLAMITEVIFSWPGIGRWLIDSIYQRDYPAIQGGLLAVSMFVILATIIAELTYTLFDPLSRNQAHGKV, encoded by the coding sequence ATGATCCTAGATTATATTCTTCGCCGCCTGGCGCTCTTAATGTTTATGATGTTAACTCTGAGCATCTTTACATTCTCATTAAGCTTTTTGTTTCCTGGTGATGCGCTTACTAACTTAAGCGGTATTACCAATAGTACCTTCTCGCAAACCAGTGCACTTGAAGAAAGATTTCATTTTACCGAAAACTATATAGTGCAATATTTTGCCTTTTTAGAGCGCATTATTCAGGGTGATTGGGGGGTCTCTTTTGCATCTGGCGAGAGTGTATTTCAGCATATTAAAGACTTGTTTCCTGCAACGCTCGAATTAAGCCTTTATGCATTGTTTGTCTCAGTTGCTGTTGGCGTACCAGGGGGTATCTTAGCTTCAGCTTACTACAAACGTTGGCCAGACAAATTTATTAACTCAGGCACACTTATCGGCTACTCAATGCCGGTTTTTTGGCTAGCTCTTTTGTTAATTATGGTTTTTTCACTGCAACTAGGCTGGTTTCCTATGTCGGGTCGTATGGGCCTACTTTACGAGATTGAGCCTGTTACTGGCTTTATTTTAATTGATATCATGCTAGGTAACTTTCCATATGATGGTATGGCGTTTTTAGATGCTTTACACCATTTAACCCTGCCAACTATAGTGCTTGCTATGTATCCAACCACTGTTCTAGTGCGCTTTACCCGAGACTCAATGTTGAAAGTACTCGATCAAAGCTATATTAAAACGGCGCGGGCAAAGGGCTTAAACCGTGCACAGCTGATTATTCATCACGCACTACGTAATGCGCTGCTACCGGTTATTAAACAAATCGGTTTACAGTTTAGTACCTTGATCACCCTTGCGATGATCACCGAGGTTATTTTCTCGTGGCCAGGCATTGGTCGTTGGCTTATCGATAGTATTTATCAACGCGACTACCCAGCTATTCAAGGCGGCTTACTCGCTGTATCTATGTTTGTCATTTTAGCTACAATTATTGCTGAGCTCACTTACACCTTATTCGACCCACTATCGCGGAACCAAGCTCATGGCAAAGTTTAA
- a CDS encoding ABC transporter permease subunit, translating to MAKFNLFSEESNKSPLARFWKKFKTNHPALVGLWLFIALVLLAVSAPLLAPYGVNQQHSDALLLPPSWHDAGDVRFLLGTDDLGRDVLSRLMNGATYTFGLSVVAALITTVIGVLVGTFAGISHGIRSSFLNHLLDITLSIPSLLLAIIIIAILGPGLMNTVWAIILALLPQFIHSVRNLIVEELNKDYITAFKLDGASNWHILARGIFPNIYEHIVVIFTMALSTAILDISALGFLKLGAQPPTTEWGAILAENLGLIYLAPWTVGLPGVLLFLAVLSTNLVGDGLRQVLKERKAD from the coding sequence ATGGCAAAGTTTAATTTATTCTCTGAAGAGTCGAATAAATCGCCACTAGCGCGATTTTGGAAAAAGTTTAAGACTAATCACCCAGCCCTTGTTGGCTTATGGTTGTTTATCGCTTTAGTATTACTGGCAGTATCTGCACCACTGCTTGCACCCTATGGTGTAAATCAACAACACAGCGATGCTTTATTGTTACCGCCATCTTGGCATGACGCTGGTGATGTGCGCTTTTTATTAGGCACCGACGATTTAGGTCGTGATGTGTTATCGCGTTTAATGAATGGTGCAACTTATACTTTTGGTTTGTCGGTCGTGGCAGCTTTAATAACCACCGTGATTGGGGTATTAGTGGGTACTTTTGCTGGTATTAGCCACGGTATTCGCTCAAGCTTTTTAAATCACTTACTCGATATTACGTTATCTATTCCATCGCTGTTACTGGCAATTATTATTATCGCGATTCTTGGCCCGGGCTTAATGAATACAGTATGGGCGATTATTTTAGCTTTATTGCCACAGTTTATTCACTCGGTACGTAACTTAATTGTTGAAGAGCTTAACAAGGATTACATCACAGCATTCAAACTTGATGGCGCATCCAACTGGCATATTCTCGCCCGTGGTATCTTTCCAAATATTTACGAGCATATTGTGGTTATTTTTACCATGGCGCTTTCTACCGCTATTTTGGATATCTCGGCACTTGGCTTTTTAAAACTTGGCGCCCAGCCCCCAACCACAGAATGGGGCGCTATTTTGGCTGAAAATCTCGGTTTAATTTACCTTGCCCCTTGGACTGTTGGCTTACCGGGCGTATTATTATTTTTAGCAGTACTGTCTACCAATTTAGTAGGTGACGGTTTACGCCAAGTGCTTAAAGAACGTAAGGCCGACTAA